The genomic region GAGAAGTTTGAAATATGAGGAGGTTTATCTGAAGGCCTATGGAAGCATGTCAGAAGCGAGACACAAAATTGGCGATTATCTGAGGTTCTACAACACAAAAAGGCCTCACCAGAGCTTTAAGAATAATACGCCTGATAAAACATATTTTGAAGGTCTGGAAATTCCAATCGCCGCTTGAAGCTTTTATTAAAAATATGAGACACAGAGGTCAAAATTATATAAGGATTTGTTGATAGGATTTTCACTTATATTTTCAGAAAATCTGTCCAATCAAAACCGACCACTTATGTCAGGGCTGTAATGGAAGTCAACCCTTCAAACATAGCTCCTAATGGTTTTTTATTTGCGGGTAGCGTAGTAACTTTGGCAGATACATTGTGTGGAAATGGATGTATTTCTAATTTGCCAGAAGGAGCATCAGGCTTTACCACCATTGAATTAAAATCCAACCATTTGGGCACTGCCCGCGACGGAACCATTGAATGTATCGCCAATTCAGTTCACATGGGGAGAACAACTCAGGTATGGGACGCTGTCGTAACTCACAAGCAATCAGGAAAAACCATTGCATTGTTTCGGTGTACTCAAATGATCCTGTATCCTTAGCTACGCCCATATTTTTGAGATGTTAAAGAGTAACTTCTGAAAAAAAGCGGTTTATTAATCTCCAATACTTATGAGAGGCCCGCTTAATATAACCGAATCTAACTATCGGTGGCAATGCATGGATTTTCAATATAGATCGATAGGCAAACAAAATGAACTTTAGAGAAATTTCGAAACTTGATCCAAATTATTTTGAAATCAATCGTGAAGAACGAAAATAAGTGGTCGGTTTTGATTGGACAGATTTTCTGAAAATATAAGTGAAAATCCTATCAACAAATCCTTATATAATTTTGACCTCTGTGTCTCATATTTTTAATAAAAGCTTCAAGCGGCGATTGGAATTTCCAGACCTTCAAAATATGTTTTATCAGGCGTATTATTCTTAAAGCTCTGGTGAGGCCTTTTTGTGTTGTAGAACCTCAGATAATCGCCAATTTTGTGTCTCGCTTCTGACATGCTTCCATAGGCCTTCAGATAACCTCATTCCTGGACAGTTTTTTTCAATGCTAAAAGTGAAACTGCTTCT from Desulforegula conservatrix Mb1Pa harbors:
- a CDS encoding integrase core domain-containing protein, translating into RSLKYEEVYLKAYGSMSEARHKIGDYLRFYNTKRPHQSFKNNTPDKTYFEGLEIPIAA
- a CDS encoding PaaI family thioesterase; amino-acid sequence: MFRKSVQSKPTTYVRAVMEVNPSNIAPNGFLFAGSVVTLADTLCGNGCISNLPEGASGFTTIELKSNHLGTARDGTIECIANSVHMGRTTQVWDAVVTHKQSGKTIALFRCTQMILYP
- a CDS encoding integrase core domain-containing protein, giving the protein MSEARHKIGDYLRFYNTKRPHQSFKNNTPDKTYFEGLEIPIAA